One window of the Vicinamibacteria bacterium genome contains the following:
- the rplJ gene encoding 50S ribosomal protein L10, whose product MNRTEKQALIDDLHTEFGRSPHAILVDFRGLSVPAVTEFRRKVRQAGSRYRVVKNSLALRALKDTPLEKLGPQFDQTTGVAYTVTDPVVLAKVLVDFAKEHPALSVKGGLVSGSQVLDAAGVKALSAMPSLPELRARLLGLMSAPAQKLVRLLNAPGTKLVRVLEARRQKEESRQ is encoded by the coding sequence ATGAATCGCACCGAGAAGCAGGCCCTCATCGACGATCTCCACACCGAGTTCGGCCGGTCCCCCCACGCCATCCTCGTGGATTTCCGCGGGCTCAGCGTTCCCGCGGTGACCGAGTTCCGGCGGAAGGTTCGCCAGGCCGGCTCCCGCTATCGGGTGGTAAAGAACTCCCTGGCTCTGCGCGCCCTCAAGGACACCCCTCTCGAGAAGCTGGGGCCCCAGTTCGACCAGACCACGGGGGTGGCCTACACGGTCACCGATCCCGTGGTCCTGGCCAAGGTGCTGGTGGACTTCGCCAAGGAGCATCCGGCCTTGAGCGTGAAGGGTGGGCTCGTCTCCGGCAGCCAGGTACTGGACGCGGCGGGGGTGAAGGCCCTCTCCGCCATGCCCAGCCTGCCCGAGCTGCGGGCCCGGCTGCTCGGCCTCATGAGCGCCCCCGCCCAGAAGCTAGTGCGTCTCCTGAATGCGCCCGGCACCAAGCTAGTCCGGGTCCTGGAAGCGCGCCGGCAGAAGGAAGAGAGCCGGCAATAA
- the nusG gene encoding transcription termination/antitermination protein NusG, whose product MSKQWYIVHTYSGFEKKVSESLRQRAKAYGLDDHIGRIEIPTEEVVEMKGGKKVQTATRFFPGYILVEIETEEGPDGKKIPDSTWHLVKNTPKVTGFVGSGNRPVPLSQEEADQIFHQVKESIEKPKPKYTFERGEGVRIIDGPFSNFQGVVEEVNLDRNTLKVMVTIFGRSTPVELDFLQVEKL is encoded by the coding sequence ATGTCCAAGCAGTGGTACATCGTGCACACCTACTCGGGCTTCGAGAAGAAGGTGTCGGAGAGCTTGCGTCAGCGCGCCAAAGCCTATGGCTTGGACGACCACATCGGCCGCATCGAGATTCCCACCGAGGAAGTGGTGGAGATGAAGGGGGGCAAGAAAGTGCAGACCGCCACCCGCTTCTTCCCCGGCTACATCCTGGTCGAGATCGAAACCGAAGAGGGCCCGGACGGCAAGAAGATCCCCGACTCCACCTGGCACCTGGTCAAGAACACCCCCAAGGTGACGGGTTTCGTGGGCTCCGGCAACCGCCCCGTGCCCCTCTCCCAGGAGGAGGCGGACCAGATCTTCCACCAGGTCAAGGAATCGATCGAGAAGCCGAAGCCGAAGTACACCTTCGAGCGCGGGGAGGGCGTGCGCATCATCGACGGCCCCTTCTCGAACTTCCAGGGGGTGGTGGAGGAGGTCAACCTGGACCGGAACACCCTCAAGGTCATGGTCACCATCTTCGGCCGGTCCACCCCGGTGGAGCTGGACTTCCTGCAGGTGGAGAAACTCTGA
- the rplA gene encoding 50S ribosomal protein L1, whose product MGRVGKKYKKAKEVAATKQHYLLPEAVSTVTKTAFAKFDETVEVALRLGVDPKHADQMVRGTVILPHGLGGKAKRVLVVASGEKLKEGQDAGADHVGGEDMVAKIQEGWLEFDAVVATPDMMKSVGRLGKVLGPRGLMPNPKTGTVTFDVGRAVKEIKSGKVEYRVDKTAIIHAPIGKVSFGPEKLLDNAKVLIESVLKAKPAASKGKYVRSIALSSTMGPGVRVDVASVEEQS is encoded by the coding sequence ATGGGAAGGGTCGGGAAGAAGTACAAGAAAGCAAAGGAAGTGGCGGCGACCAAGCAGCACTACTTGCTGCCGGAGGCGGTGTCGACCGTCACCAAGACCGCCTTCGCGAAGTTCGACGAGACGGTGGAGGTCGCCTTGCGGCTGGGGGTGGACCCCAAGCACGCCGACCAGATGGTCCGGGGCACGGTCATCCTCCCCCATGGTCTGGGGGGCAAGGCCAAGCGCGTGCTCGTCGTCGCCTCGGGGGAGAAGCTGAAGGAAGGCCAGGACGCGGGGGCCGACCACGTGGGCGGCGAGGACATGGTGGCCAAGATCCAGGAGGGCTGGCTGGAGTTCGACGCTGTGGTGGCCACCCCGGACATGATGAAGTCGGTGGGCAGGCTGGGAAAGGTACTGGGGCCCCGCGGCCTCATGCCCAACCCCAAGACGGGTACCGTGACCTTCGACGTGGGCCGGGCGGTCAAGGAAATCAAGTCCGGGAAGGTGGAGTACCGGGTGGACAAGACGGCCATCATCCACGCCCCCATCGGCAAGGTCTCGTTCGGCCCCGAGAAGCTCCTGGACAACGCGAAGGTGCTGATCGAGAGCGTGCTGAAGGCAAAGCCGGCGGCGTCCAAGGGCAAGTACGTCAGGTCCATCGCGCTGTCGTCGACCATGGGTCCCGGAGTGCGCGTCGACGTCGCCTCCGTGGAAGAGCAGTCGTAG
- the rplK gene encoding 50S ribosomal protein L11, which translates to MKKVVGQIKLQIPAGKATPAPPVGPALGQAGVNIMDFCKAFNAKTAKDDGLIIPAVITVYADRSYSFITKTPPVAVLIKREAGIAKGSGEPNKNKVGKITMKQVEAIAKLKMPDLTANDLQAAVNTVLGTARSMGVEIAG; encoded by the coding sequence ATGAAGAAAGTCGTCGGACAGATCAAGCTCCAGATTCCGGCCGGGAAGGCCACCCCCGCCCCCCCCGTGGGCCCCGCCCTTGGCCAGGCGGGGGTGAACATCATGGACTTCTGCAAGGCCTTCAACGCCAAGACCGCCAAGGACGACGGCCTCATCATCCCCGCCGTGATCACGGTGTACGCCGACCGCTCCTACTCCTTCATAACCAAGACCCCGCCCGTGGCCGTGCTCATCAAGCGGGAGGCCGGAATCGCCAAGGGGAGCGGCGAGCCCAACAAGAACAAGGTCGGGAAGATCACCATGAAGCAGGTCGAGGCCATCGCCAAGTTGAAGATGCCCGACCTGACCGCGAACGATCTGCAGGCGGCGGTCAACACGGTCTTAGGCACTGCGCGCAGCATGGGGGTGGAGATCGCGGGCTGA
- the rpmG gene encoding 50S ribosomal protein L33 has protein sequence MRDNIILQCPECKRRNYATTKNKKKTTERLELSKFCRFCRKHTAHKETK, from the coding sequence ATGCGCGACAACATCATTCTTCAGTGTCCGGAATGTAAGCGGCGGAACTACGCCACCACCAAGAACAAGAAGAAGACCACGGAGCGGCTGGAGCTCAGCAAGTTCTGCCGCTTCTGCCGCAAGCACACCGCGCACAAGGAAACGAAGTGA
- the rplL gene encoding 50S ribosomal protein L7/L12, which translates to MADIQTIANQLSELTVMQMAELGKLLEEKWGVSAAAAPVMVAAAGAPAAGAAAAPEEKTEFAVHLMGAGDKKINVIKVVREVTSLGLKEAKDLVDGAPKLVKEGISKEEAAAIKKKFEDVGAQVEVK; encoded by the coding sequence ATGGCTGACATTCAGACGATCGCGAACCAGCTCAGCGAGCTCACGGTCATGCAGATGGCCGAGCTAGGGAAGCTGCTGGAGGAGAAGTGGGGCGTCTCGGCGGCAGCGGCCCCGGTGATGGTGGCGGCCGCGGGGGCTCCCGCAGCGGGCGCGGCGGCGGCTCCGGAGGAGAAGACGGAGTTCGCCGTCCACCTCATGGGTGCGGGCGACAAGAAGATCAACGTGATCAAGGTCGTGCGCGAGGTCACGAGCCTGGGCCTCAAGGAGGCCAAGGACCTGGTGGACGGGGCTCCCAAGCTGGTCAAGGAGGGGATCTCCAAGGAAGAGGCGGCCGCGATCAAGAAGAAGTTTGAAGACGTGGGAGCCCAAGTCGAGGTCAAGTAG
- the secE gene encoding preprotein translocase subunit SecE, with the protein MAVADVDKADKMEKVTTGGEGAGGGSQLPAWLSTPLGWGPRKFAELKAFLSDVRSELKKVTWPAWPEVYSTTVVVVATSVFFGFYLWSLDLAFSRILSQVLKR; encoded by the coding sequence ATGGCGGTGGCCGACGTGGACAAGGCGGACAAGATGGAGAAGGTGACGACCGGCGGGGAGGGCGCGGGCGGGGGATCGCAGCTGCCGGCCTGGCTCTCCACGCCCCTGGGCTGGGGACCGCGGAAGTTCGCCGAGCTCAAGGCCTTCCTCAGCGACGTGAGGAGCGAGCTCAAGAAGGTGACCTGGCCGGCCTGGCCGGAGGTCTACTCCACGACCGTGGTAGTGGTGGCCACTTCCGTCTTCTTCGGGTTCTATCTCTGGAGCCTGGACCTGGCCTTCTCGCGGATCCTCTCTCAGGTCTTGAAGAGGTAG